In Corythoichthys intestinalis isolate RoL2023-P3 chromosome 4, ASM3026506v1, whole genome shotgun sequence, a genomic segment contains:
- the nagpa gene encoding N-acetylglucosamine-1-phosphodiester alpha-N-acetylglucosaminidase isoform X2 — protein MVRDSGGVQNAQFGIKKDGTLVFGYLSQDEVLDQSNPFVQLVSGVVWLLRNGEVYVESSLEAECDKTQETGAFRYFTDVLSARTVLGHDAEGRVILFQVDGQTGVTGMSLWETADFLKSHGVINAINLDGGGSSTFVSKGSLANYPSDTCKADNRWRCARAVSTVLCVHPRRCQLSDCGPHGVCDDGVCVCDVGWRGENCSQECLPGFYGESCNQTCACMNGGSCHHVHGGCSCAPGFYGKNCEDGRSLTKEQENQYLTEATWLMLTIILSLLLLLSLLVLAAWLCRRSPATDLRASYSYLPLITTD, from the exons GTATCTGTCTCAGGACGAAGTCTTGGACCAGTCCAACCCCTTTGTTCAGTTGGTGAGCGGAGTTGTGTGGCTGCTTCGAAACGGCGAGGTTTACGTCGAATCCAGTCTGGAGGCCGAGTGCGACAAGACGCAGGAGACCG GCGCCTTCCGCTATTTCACCGACGTCTTGTCGGCTAGGACGGTGTTGGGCCACGACGCTGAGGGAAGGGTGATTTTATTCCAGGTGGACGGACAGACAGGAGTAACGGG AATGAGTCTTTGGGAAACGGCCGACTTCCTGAAAAGTCACGGTGTCATCAACGCCATTAATTTGGACGGCGGCGGCTCTTCCACGTTCGTGTCCAAAGGCTCCTTGGCAAACTACCCATCTGACACATG CAAAGCAGACAATAGATGGCGTTGCGCTCGAGCCGTTTCCACCGTTCTGTGCGTCCATCCAAGGCGTTGCCAGCTGTCGGACTGCGGTCCTCACGGAGTCTGTGACGACG GTGTTTGCGTGTGCGATGTCGGATGGAGAGGAGAGAACTGCAGTCAAG AGTGCCTGCCTGGTTTTTATGGCGAAAGCTGCAATCAGACGTGTGCCTGCATGAATGGTGGCTCCTGCCATCACGTGCATGGAGGTTGCAGCTGTGCTCCAGGATTCTATGGAAAAAATTGTGAAG ATGGACGCTCGCTGACCAAAGAGCAAGAAAATCAATACCTAACTGA AGCAACATGGCTGATGCTAACCATCATCCTGAGCCTTCTGCTGTTGCTCAGCTTGCTAGTTCTAGCGGCGTGGCTATGCAGGCGCTCGCCGGCGACCGACTTGCGTGCCAGCTACTCCTACCTGCCTTTGATCACCACGGACTGA
- the tp53inp1 gene encoding tumor protein p53-inducible nuclear protein 1, producing MFQRFASALFGDDDVAPQPSRLRRHEKQPEEEEDEEDWILVNFLADSCSGQRCGDGLSGAVVGKDVEEEEDEDLVIIPSPVASPPVRYASCTSLNSTADTDPDGGGEEDEEEDGDFLRVDAASLEESWFVTPPPCFTGRGVRSVLVETSPLENLLIEHPSMSVYAHHSPPRLNLDPMPRSMDLELATAPKEKGRRSLDSSRHRPEVSSVQRRTSLHQSACYAAALSARAGLLPPRPGLGAGQPLLSRNALRRLNLLHPPKAGPAHLHQPSQRHLNF from the exons ATGTTCCAGAGATTCGCCAGCGCCCTGTTCGGCGACGACGATGTCGCGCCGCAGCCGAGTCGCCTCCGCCGTCACGAAAAGCAACCTGAGGAGGAGGAAGACGAGGAAGACTGGATCTTGGTCAACTTCCTGG CCGACAGCTGTTCCGGTCAGCGCTGCGGCGACGGCCTCTCTGGCGCCGTTGTCGGCAAAGACGTGGAAGAGGAAGAAGACGAAGACCTGGTGATAATCCCTTCCCCCGTGGCCAGCCCGCCCGTCCGCTACGCTTCCTGCACCTCCCTCAACTCCACGGCCGACACCGACCCGGACGGCGGTGGCGAGGAGGACGAGGAAGAGGACGGCGATTTCCTGCGCGTGGATGCGGCGTCTCTGGAGGAGAGCTGGTTCGTCACGCCCCCGCCGTGCTTCACCGGCCGCGGGGTCCGCTCCGTCCTGGTGGAGACTAGTCCTCTCGAGAACCTGCTGATCGAACACCCCAGCATGTCGGTCTACGCCCACCACAGCCCTCCCAGACTCAACCTGGACCCAATGCCACGTTCCATGGACTTGGAACTGGCTACTGCTCCTAAGGAGAAAGGAAGACGCTCTCTGGATAGCTCGCGACACAG GCCCGAAGTGTCGTCGGTCCAGCGCCGTACCAGCCTGCACCAGTCGGCGTGCTACGCCGCGGCGCTGTCGGCCCGCGCCGGCCTCCTGCCTCCCCGTCCGGGCCTGGGTGCCGGCCAACCGCTTCTGTCACGCAACGCGCTGCGCCGCCTCAACCTGCTGCACCCGCCCAAGGCCGGCCCCGCCCACCTGCACCAGCCCAGCCAGCGTCACCTCAACTTCTGA